CCCGCAGCCGCCCTGCGGCAGACAGACCACCGTGACCGCGGCCGCGGCGAGCTGCTCGGCGGTGCGCGCGGCCACGTCCTCGGGCAGCCGTCCGAGCCCGGCGCACGGGCCGAGCGTCACACCGGCCCGCAGACCCCCCGCCATCGCGGCGAGCCGTCCCAGGCGCGCCGGATCGTCACCGTCCGTGTGCAGGTCGACGGGGCAGCCGTGCTCCGCGGCGATCTCCAGGACCGCCTCCGCGTACCCCGTGGGATCAGGGTCCAGATCGGGGCAGCCGCCCACTACGGAGGCGCCCATTTTCACCGCGTCCCGCAACATGGCGAGCCCGTCCGCGCCCGCGACACCGGTCAGCAGCCGCGGCACGGCGACGGCCGTCAGGTCGACCAGGCCCCGGAGCGAGCGCCGCGCCTGCAGTACCGCCTCCAAGGGGCCGAGTCCCTGGACGTCGCCGATCCGCACGTGCGAGCGCAGCGCCGTGGCGCCGTGCCCGAGCTGCAGCAGCGCCGCCTCGGTGGCGCGGCGCTGGACGTCCGGGGCGTCGTACGAGACCGGTCCCGCCGTGTCCGCCGACAGCGCGGTGTCGCCGTGCGCGTGGGGCTCGGCGGCCGCGGGCAGCAGGAGGTAGCCGGCGAGGTCCACGCGCGCCGTGTGGGCACTCAGGCTG
The sequence above is a segment of the Streptomyces sp. Je 1-369 genome. Coding sequences within it:
- a CDS encoding amidohydrolase family protein — translated: MPDSQPQQPHSSGASGPSGPGSGSTADSGALLLSGARLTDGRTVDVRLGGGHIEAVGTAGSLSAHTARVDLAGYLLLPAAAEPHAHGDTALSADTAGPVSYDAPDVQRRATEAALLQLGHGATALRSHVRIGDVQGLGPLEAVLQARRSLRGLVDLTAVAVPRLLTGVAGADGLAMLRDAVKMGASVVGGCPDLDPDPTGYAEAVLEIAAEHGCPVDLHTDGDDPARLGRLAAMAGGLRAGVTLGPCAGLGRLPEDVAARTAEQLAAAAVTVVCLPQGGCGNAERRGVAPVRLLRSAGVRVAAGSGAMRDVSNPVGRGDPLEAAYLLASRCGLRPEDAYGAVSGAARAAMGLSEVRVEAGFPAELLAVRGDRLAGALSLAYSRIVVHRGRVVARTSAVREYCDSAAAVALDLPRQGRSTGAVPGRSAGDEPSA